A window of Chloroflexaceae bacterium genomic DNA:
TGGGCGAAGAGTCGCGCGTTCTGGAGAGCAATGGCCGCGGGAATGGCGAGCAATTCCGCCGTGTTGACGTGCTCGGGAGTAAAGAAGGCCGGAACCGTCTTATCGGCGCAGAAGAACCCGATCACCTCCTTACCGGCGACCAGGGGCACGGCAAACCAGTTGCGAACATGTTCAAGACCGGGCCGCGTGCGCCAACTGGCCGTGCGCGCCGTGTCAAGCACGACAAAACTGCGCCGGCGGGCGATTAACTGTTGGAAGAGCGGATCCTCTACCGGATTAATGCTCAATCCTTCCACCAGCGCCGGATCGGTGAACGCCTCGTATCCGCGGGTGGCGCGAACGCGCAGCATCTCATCGCTCTCCAGCAGCATAACACAGGCGCTGTCGTAAGGCACGAGCTGGGCCATGTGCGCCAGGAGGGTCGTCGTGACGACCTGCGGATCGAGGCTGCGGGAGAGGGCGATATGCGACGCATGGAGCACCTCGGCCACCTGGCGCGCGCGCCGTTCGGCGGCCAGGGCCTGGCGCAAAGCCTCGACCGATGCCGCTCCGCTGGCTAGAGATGATATGGGGGCAGATGAAGTATCCGATGACACAGGCATACCCTTCAGCGCAGGGGGTTATCTGTGACTCTACCTCACAGTATACGCAGTCCGGGCGCGCCTGTACAGGTAGTCGGAGCCGTTGGACCCCAGACGACAGGCAGAGGGTATGGGGCGTGCACGGTTGCCCGGGACTCTCCAACCGGCACGTTCACACCAGGCGCCGATCCGGGTTCGCCGCACAACAAAAAGCGAGGGTCTGGGAGGAGCGGACCTCCCAGCCCCTCGCGTCCAGGGCCTGCGTTCAGGCTCCCGCCAATCGCCGCAGATTGGCCCGCGCCGCCGCCGCTGCGTCACGGCGCCCGATGACGTTATAAACGTTGATTGCAGCAATGATCATGCTGCGGGCCGTTTCAAAGTCGCCCCGGCAGGCCGCGACCAGGCCCAGATTGTGCAGCGACGACGCCACACCAACGTCCAGTCGCAGGGCGCGGCACTCGCTGAGAACGGCGCTGTGCAGTTCGTAACTCTCCTCCAGATCACCGCGCGCAAACGCCAGACCAGCGAGCAGTTGCATTGCGCCGAGACGCCCGGCGGCACAGCCGATCTTTTCGGCAACTTCAAATGCTCGCTCCAGATGCGCCTTCGCGGCGCTCAGCGCGCCTTCGAGCCACAACTGCGCGCCTTCGTTGAGGAGCAACGCCACCATAGCGGGCATACCCATGCTGAACTGGTTATCCACGGGACCCTCCGCGGCTCGGAAGATTGTCTGATTATTAAGGAGCGTTAGTGGGGCAAGGGCTTACACTTTCCCGTTGCGGCAAATCATTCGTAATCACGAAGATTACCAGATCTCACAGCTATGACGTATTGGCAATCACCAGGGCGGCGCAGAGCAGATACGGCCCGGCGGGCCGTCTCTGCATGGCCCGGCGGCTTTGACACCCCCATCAACGCTCGGTATGATACCCTGGGACAGAGAGCGCCGCCCTTCCGTCCCGATGGCGCTGGCACAAACGTCGCTCGTATCGCGACTCCAGCGAGTCTGGTCACCCGTCATGCGGGGAGGGTCTGGAAGGGAGCAGCCTGCAGGAGCTTTCCGTTCGAGAAGTCGCCGGATACGCTACGATAATTAAGGACACAACTCATGCACTCCGCGCAGGACGCGCTTGACTTTCTGGGGATAGATTATGTCGAACTGTACGTCAGCAACGCGCGCCAGGCCGCGCACTTCTACCGCACCACCCTCGGTCTTGTCCCGGTGGCCTATGCCGGCCTCGAAACCGGCCTGCGCGACCGGGCCAGCTACGTGCTGCAACGCCGCGATGTGCGCTTCGTGCTTACCGCGCCGCTGCTGCCTGATCACCCTATCGGCGCCTACCTGGCCCGTCACGGAGACGGGGTCAAAGACATCGCGCTGCGCGTGCGCAATGCTGCCGCGGCCTATGCCGCCGCGCTGCGTAACGGCGCCATCGGCGTTCAGGCGCCGACCAGCTTCGAGGATGCTGGCGGGCGGGTAGTCAAAGCCACCATCGCCGCCTACGGCGATACCGTTCATAGTTTTATTGAACGTGAGGGCTATGAAGGGCTGTTCATGCCGGGTTTCCGGCGCATCGAGCGCCAG
This region includes:
- a CDS encoding tetratricopeptide repeat protein, with translation MDNQFSMGMPAMVALLLNEGAQLWLEGALSAAKAHLERAFEVAEKIGCAAGRLGAMQLLAGLAFARGDLEESYELHSAVLSECRALRLDVGVASSLHNLGLVAACRGDFETARSMIIAAINVYNVIGRRDAAAAARANLRRLAGA